The genomic segment CTGCCGAGGACTCAGATCTTATTCCCGCTGGGAGTCAAATGCAACACTTGTCCCGGCTTTAGCAGTGCACCGTCAGAGCCCTCCGGCTCCCAACCTCACGCCCGTTCTTTTGGGCCATTCCAGGTGCCGCTGCACAAGCAAAATCACTCGAGAGCTGAGACGTGTGGGGAGTGACCTGCAGCCTGCGAGGTGGGACCCTGAGTCCTCAGCACCACGGGCTGTGTCCTGTCCTCTCCCATCCTTCTGTTCTGCCTTTTGGGACCCCAATTCTGATCGAGAAGGAAAAGCAACCTCACATCTCCAGGAGGAAAGATGCTTGTAGAGCATGCAAGATGCCTACAGAGCAGAAACATCATAAATATGATAAGTTAATACCAATAATCTTTGTGCAGCGAGGTATGAAAATGAGAAACCTACATTTCGTGCCGCAATAAACTTGTTTTCTGTCTGGGCATTCAATCCTGTTACTTGGAAAATtcgttgtttaaaaaaaaaagcagcagcaagtaGTTATTGAGAAGAATGATAAGAAGTAGGGAGGCTAGATGAACTAAAACAGCTGTGCtgttcttgggaaaaaaaaatggaagaagttATTCTAAATCAAAGTAAAAGTGTGTGTTTTAAATAACTGTGAAGGGACGTGCCTGAAGGCAGACGGAGCCTCTCCAAACCAGCATTTATGTCCTGGGGGGCAAGAACGGCCAGGCAGGCGGGAGGAAGCTCCAGctggactgggatgggactggccGGCCCGAGCTGCGCGCTGAGAGCTGTGCGCTGAGAGCTGAGAGCTGCGCGCTGAGAGCTGAGAGCTGCGCGCTGAGAGCTGAGAGCTGTGCGCTGAGAGCTGAGAGCTGTGCGCTGAGAGCTGTGCGCTGAGAGCTGAGAGCTGTGCGCTGAGAGCTGTGCGCTGAGAGCTGAGAGCTGTGCGCTGAGAGCTGTGCGCTGAGAGCTGCGCGCTGAGAGCTGAGAGCTGTGCGCTGAGAGCTGTGCGCTGAGCGCTGAGAGCTGTGCGGGCAGCGCACCTCCCGCTGACAAACACAGCTCCTCTGTGAATAACTCCTTCAGGCCCTCTTCTGGCTTTTACTAGAATGTGAGTGAGCTGTTTGGGTACTCAGAGCTTCGGGCAAGCgtctatttattatttaaatgtaaatacagcaAGATCAACTTCAGTTCTACTTAACTGCAAAACAACCCACCGCTAAGCGTATTGTTACATAAGCCCTAATATGATGAgttttattattacatttttctctttttaaaaacatttctctggCTCCTGGGGCTGAGCAAAACATCCTCCCTGCACGCTGGAAAGCAGCCGAAACGCAAAGCCCCCAGTTCAGCAAGGTAACCCATGAAAATGGATACTGGCTTTCAGGAAGGCAGCACCCTGGGGAAAGCCAGAGTGGGACATCGaggcattttttcctttagaatcCTTCAGTGGAGACAGCAGGAAGGTACCTAAATGGAAACTGGCTGCAGAAATATGCTCTGAGATGACACAAGGAGGAACTGATAGTGAATTCATGTCTATGGTGGAACAAAAAAGCTCACAGCAACTTACTCCTCCTGACCTGCTGGGCACAGCACACCCAGAACTGTGTCCATGCAGATGTTTCCCCTAGTTTGTCACAATCCAGACACCACACAACaactgctgctggcagcaggacaAGAGCTGACCCTGCGGCGACAAAGGGGACGTTAACGTACACCTACCTGGCTCCTGCGCTGACCACATAGAAAGGATCTCTCACCATGGGGCCAAATTCGCTGTTTTCCCTTCTCAGCAGGTCCTGGAGAGCAAAGAAAGCGTTAACAGcaagcaaaaagcaaaccaaagtaACAAAACATTGATGCTGCCTAGTAAGAAAGTACAGCATTTGCCATATACAGATGGGAGGCAAACTCTGGCATGGTGTCCTGCCTGCCAGCACCCTGTTCCTGCCTAAAATCCTGCTCACCGTTGTCAGGGGGACCGGGTGCTCATCCCCCGTGTTTTCCAGGCAAGCAAGAAGCCGAGGCGCCTCTGGCGCAGCCTTAACCAGGACGCTAAAGAGTGAATAACCTGGGCCAGCCCGGTGCCAAACCAGCACTGACATGCGGCAGAGATGCTGAATGAACAAAGCCACAGTGCTGAAAACCATCACAAAGTCTGTCACTCGGTTCTTTTGAAAGCCAAAGCGCAGGAACTACCTCTTCTTTAGGCATTTATGTCATCTAAAACCAGAGAAATTCTGCAGCTGAAATACCTTTGTGAATCTGCCTCTGTGTGCCCCAGAGGTCCCACCACAGGACACCAGGCTATTATGAGACATGAAAGCCAACGCTAAGCCTGCTTTTCAAGAGCTGGTATTCTCCCCCGTGCGATCTTTTAGCATGGAGCATTTCAGCGCCCCCTCCCCACACCCTCAGCAGTTCGCTGCTCTGGTCAGCGTGGCCGCAGAGGAGGGGGAGCGCAGATCCTGATTTAGGAGATACGCAGCCTGAGAGACtgaaaaagcagagggaaggagGCTGAGAATGTGCTCTGGAGACTGAGAGCTAATAATTCCACACGGCTATCAATTGCCTTATATCTTTAAACAAATTCCTACAGTGACACTGCAATGTGATTTACATGCAGCCTGACAGGAACATTATACACTGTACGCAAGGCCCTGAAAAACATACAGCGAGGCGGAGAAGTCGGCTGCTGCACTGGAAATACACATTTCCcacaaaaaacctgaaaagggtaaaacaaaaaataaatcacctcGTTGCTTTGGCTTTGTCCCCCACTTCTATAATTGTGGATTTGTATTGGAGACAGTTCAGAAATGCCTAATTAAGAGAGCGCTTAAACATATACTTCCCTTTCGAACAGACACTTCCAGattggtgtgtgtgtttgcagtcCAACACGCCTTCCTGAGCTAGGATGCAAGAACAGCTTTTTCACAAGTGCCTTGCTGCCTCTGGGACTAAATCCTCATTGCAGAAGCAGACACAACAGATAACAGCAAGGGCTGCTCTGGCGCTCCTGGGCCTGAGCGGAGCCCCGCGGGCGAGTCTGCACAGCTGCTCCCCCGCTCCCCCGACCAGCGCCCAACGGGCAGGAGCTCGGCCTGAAAACCTGGCAACAAGGGGGAAATAAAGACCTCAAGAGCTACCCTGTACGTGCCCTGCCCAAGGGAGGGGTTGGGCTAAAACTGAACTAGGGCTGTGTGTTGTCCAGCCTGCCACTGAAAAGTacattttagtgatttttccttttccagatgcttgtttttgttgctgctctgcctgttcCAGGAGGCAGAGAAAAGCTGCAGCTTGGCCTTCGCCCTAACTCCTTCTTAAGGACCGTCCTCCTACTAAACACAAGTGTGACAAAATCGCACAGATGAGCCTGATGCCCAGAGCCTCCTTTACATTACGTGACCCCGTATCACTTTGCTGCAGCCAGATACTCTGTTCTTGGGCCAGTAGCAAGTGCAGGAGTAGAAGGAGTTGTGTTTGATCTCAGCTGCCCAGTAAATACGCCAGACTGTCCAAACGCTCAGGCTATTTGGAGCGAGGAGCCTGTCCACACGCTCTGGTtgtttcctccctctctccgtGCTGAACGGAGCCTGGTGTGGAAATGGGGATGGGGCAGCAAATAACCCATTTGTGACCTCAGTGCCATGTTCCCAGCTGCCAAGCAGGGGACATGGAAAGAGTGGCCAGGGTCTCTGCTAAGTTTTCTCTGCAGTGTCTCCCTCCAGGGCTGGAGGCAAAACATAACGATTACCTGGCAGTGCCTGTGCTGAGCATCTCCCAGCTGTGTCAGGCACAGCCAGAGCAACTGCCAGCggcctctcagcttctctgcttCACAGCAGGAAAGCTGGGGAAGGCAGAAGAGCAGCAACAGCGTGTCACCACCTTCACGCCACCAGAAAGGTGCTCAGTGCTGAGCACAGGACGCCTCGGATGGgatgtcagcagcagcaggaacacacaCACGTTACCAGCAGATGTACTGAAATCCCAGCACCTCTGGAATCCCTGAAACAGCCCCAGCAACGAGAGCTGAACAGAAGCGGTACCCCACAGGCGAACATTTACAACAGCATGCTGGCAGTTTAAACGCGATAACTGGTCTCTATCTCAACATGCAATTATAATAACTTCTCTCTAACCAGCACAGTAATTGACTGAACATCACCCTGCTCTCTGACATCCCCTCTCTTTCCCTGGTTCAGAGGGCACCACTTGACTGAATGTACAATCCAGTTTGCACATACCTGGTGTTCCTTATCTGCCGTGGGAGACGATCTGGAACGTACATGCACAGGGACTTTCTGATTGTCGTACCTATCGAGCAAGTCTTCCACAGACATGGATTTCCCAGATTTCCTGGTGCTCGAGCGTCTTTCAAagccctgctcctgcttccCGCAGCGCGGCTGGCCCTGCGCGCCCAGCAGGTCTGTCTGTGTGCCTTTGCTGAGCTCTGCTTTGGCTCTGGAATCCCGGCACCTGTCCGTTTTCAGGCGGCTTGTGACCGAGCTGTCCTTCCgccctttcttcttctcatctCCGCTCACGTCGAAGCAGCCCATCAGTCCAGGAGGAAGGGTGGAAGATATCCGCCCCGTCCTGCACACCTGCTCTAGGGACTCTCTCCGGCGGTACAGGTTCTGGTCCTGCAGGGAATTCATGCTGGAGGCGGAGGAAAGGCTCTGGCTGTCTGGGCCACCTGCCTGTAGGTAGGAGCTGTGGGAGCgctccctcagcagccccaCGTCCTGCGAGGACGGCCGTCTCCCTGTTTTGCGCTGCATGTAGTCAGCAAGGGcgctctgctggagctgcttgAGCTCCGGCTTGGAGATGCTGGCTGTGGAGGAAGTTTTGCCATCCCTTTCAAAGATCTTACGCCGATCAGCCACCGTATTCTCTGGGAAGACAAAATGGAGCCCTTTCTTCTGGAAGGAGAAAGGTGACTGGTCCCCGTCAGAGATGCCCACCTCATTCATCTTCTCCGGCTCTGAGTACGACCGCTTCTTCTGCTCCGCCGTCAGCCGCCTTCGGCCCCCGATGCGCAAGATGTGCTGCGCCTTGGCATAGTCCATGGCGGAGAGGCTGCTTTCTGTCGGCGTGACGCTGTGCCTCTCCTTCGGGGTGTGCGGCGATGCAGCCGTGCTCCTCATGCCCACGTGGGCCGAGGCGGGCCTCTGCGCGGTCCTCTTGGGTGTGCTCCCAAACGGGGGGCTGATACGGCGGAACGAAGTGGCCCTCAGCACCCTGGACTGAGCGTCTTTGATGCTGTTCCTGTAGGCCCTGTTGAACGGTGTGTCCAGCTGCGAGCCGTGGGCATCCTGGATGTTGTCCTTCCACAGGACCTCCTTCTCCGGCTCCTCTCCCAGCTGGAACGTGCTTTTACTCCTTGGCAGCTGAGCCGTCCTTACTTGCACCTTGCTTTCAGGACACAGGCTGTAGCATTCGCTGGCTCTCGCCTGCTTCGCCGAAGCCACCATCTGCAGCTCCACGGGGCGCCAGTCGAGCTCTTCAAGCTTCCCGTTCCTGACGGAGGGGCTGGAGAGCCTGCCTGGCTCAGCGGGCAGGTGGCCGGGCTCGTGGAGCTTGCCCCGCGTGTCCTCCAGGCTGTTGAGAGAGGACCTGGTGCCCGAGGGCTGGCTCGCCCTGCTTGGCCCGTAGTGCTGGCCGAAGCTGGGCACGCCAGCGCTGGAGGGCCGGTGAGTGCTCTGCTCTCGCTGCTCAAACTTGCTGACCTTCTCCAGCACCGAGCAGCGGGGCTTGCTGGGGTCTGGTTTGCCGTAGGGAAAGCTTTGGGTGCTGCTAGAACTGAGCCGGCTCCTCCCAAAATCAGAGGCCTTTGGGTGCTGCGGCGAAGGGGGCTCTTCGCATTTGGGCTCAGCAGCATGGAATGGGGCTGTGCTCATGCCCCCCTCTTCCTGACTCCCAAAGGCCTGTGTGTTCATGTCACTCCACTGTCTGGGCCCCTGTTCCCTGTGATCCTTCTCCTCTTTACAGCTGCTGTTCAAGAAGGACAGTCTGGTGTTGCAGTAGCCCTCGCCTGGCTGCATCTCTCTTAGCTCGGAGCTGCTTTGCCTCCTGGAACTCTCTGGGATGTTCTGCAAGGAGGAGAAGCCATACTGCTTGGCCGTGCTGTGACCCCACTGGTGATGAGCAGCAGCGTCTCTCTCGTTTATCTGTGCATTACCATTTTTGTCCTCCTGGGATTCGGCCACCCAGTCCTCTTTGGGCTGGTAATGGGTTCTTCTCTCACCAGCATCCCTCAGCTGCGGCTGTGGAGCTTGAAAGCTGTGTTTGGGTAACAGCTCCTCCTTTCTCGATGTGGTCAGACAGACTTCTGGGCCAACCGAGCTAGAAGGTTTTTGCTGGAGAAGTTTTGCTGCAGCATCGTGCTTTTTCTCAGCAGCTAGGGACTGGTAGAAGACAGCTGATCTGTTTGTAGTGCTTTGGTTTCCATTCTCATCAAAGCCCAAGGTGCTGCTGGCTACAGCCTTTGAGACTGGAATGGGTGGCGAGTACCCGCTTTCTTTGGCCAGAGCTGGATAAAGCGTCCCGTTATTGCTTGCCGAAGGCTGGGGCACCTGGGCGTAGTGCGGCTCTGGGGAAGGTACCGGGTAGACACCAGTaggcagcaggggctgccctggctgggaGTAGCTCTGCTTGGGCTTCACGGTGGGGCTGCTCTCTGGGCTCTTCTCCACCACAGTGTGCAGAAGCCCTTCTGCAAAGGGGCTCTTCAGCCCCTGGGAGAGAGTGCTGACAAGCGGAGGCCACGTCCCTTTCGGCTGGCTTCGACTGGGCTTGCTCAGGTCAAGGCCAGCGCAGGAGCTGGGCCTCTCGTGGTGCCTGATGGCCGCGTAGCTGTCGCTGCGGGCGGGAGGCAAAGGGGGCCCCCTGGGGGACTGGTTCTGGCTGTCCGAGGAGCCCTGGGCTGGCTGTGCCCAGGAGGGAGCTGCGTTGTGCCGGCCGAAGCCGTGGAGCATGCCGCGGCCACGACCGTCCAGCGGGGCACGGGCCTCGCAGCTCGGGAGCAAGGCGGAGGACTTCACCTCGTACTCCTCGGAGATCCCTCGCTGGGCGTCGTAGACCGTCCTGACGTACCTGATGTCGGCTTGCCTCATCCCCTCCTGCGGGCCGCCGCGGGGGTGCACGCTGTCCGTGGAGCAGGAGTGCTCCTTGCCCAGCAGAGGAGCGGGATACTCAGGGATGCTGGAGTTGGTGGAAAAGGAGCTGTAGGCAGAGTCTCTCTTGCTGTGGAGGTGGGAGAGCTGGTCGATGCTGTTGGTGGATTTGGCCGGGGACAGGTGACAAGGGTAGTAGGCAGGGGAGGAGTGGTCCAAGCTCTCCATGCTGCCCCGGGAGCTGTACTGGTCGGGACTTCTCCTCAGATAGCCATGCTCGTAGCCAGAGAGATCGCTGGTTGAGGAGCTGAGGAAGAGCGAGAGCAGAGTAAAAACCCACTGTCAGCAGAGGAGAGGCACAACAACTTATAAGTGAGCTCAGAAGCAAGATGTTTAGTTTTGAGAAGTGCAGACGAAACCCCATATTTGGGCCGTACTCCATCCCCTGTTTGCAGTCATCCCAGTTCACCAAGAGGAACTACTTGACATTGCAACACATGGCTCTTATTTACCACAGAAGGGTGGGAGGGAAATGCAGACAGAAAGACAGCGCATCTCTGGAGCCAGGGAGGATCAACCCCACCCATCAGACCTATCCAAGGCACTTGGAAAGCTGAATGAGCGCCGCCGCcaccgaggaggaggaggagagcacGAGAGGCGTTCTGCGGGGAATctaatctctttctttttttcccatttcatttctttttatggAGATGAAGGCTATGCCCTGGCAGGCTTCCTGGAAATTCAGCTGTCCCAAGGATAGTTTGTCTGCTGTGAGAAAACTAAACTGACACGACAGAGAAGTGATGCGCGTGTTTGTGCGTGGAGGCAAGTGGGGGTGCAGCAACAGCAACAGGCTGAGGACGCCCCAGGAAGGCGTCACCGCCACCCAGCAGGTGCACGTGCGCCTGGAAAGGTCCTCAGCACGGGTACTGGAAGAGGACTTGTGGCCTCCAGAGATGTGTTCGTGAAGAAGGATATTCAGAGGTCCTTCTATCAGCTGGAAGAGAGCTCCCTGTGCAGGCCACGTTTCTCTTTACATCTCACATGGGgatattaaaaatgcatctgcagttTGCCCTTGCTAGTTTATCCTCCCAGATTTGAGCAAATGCCCTTGGACTGGCTTGAGGATTtcactttccttccttctgttcCCAGCTCCCCTCCCTTAGACAGAGCTTTCTCTAGTCCCTCGCAGCTACATTTGCAGACCTGGCagagggaaagaggagggagagggagagggagagggagagggagagggagagggagagggagagggagagggagagggagagggagagggagagggagagggagagggagagggagagggagagggagagggagagggagagggagagggaactTTGGCACGGGGAAAGGCAAAACTCAATTTCTGTGTGCTTTGCTTCATTGGGTTAAGACCCAAACCTGCTCCACGCAGTGGGGGATGCGCAGCAGGCCTGGGAATTGAGGAGCCAGCAAATGCATTTGGTAACAGCCCCTCGCTAACAAGTGTCTGCTGAAGAGCCTAAGGCTTGCTCCAGATCATATCCCAGCGCAGTCACTTCCACGCTGCTGGACTGACACCCCGAGCCCAAAGGACAGCAAGGAGAGGGCTGCCAGGGACAAGCAAAGGCAGAAGGAATCCTGCCTGCAAGGGGAAACAGCAGCATGTCCGCAGAGACACGCAGAGGAACACAGACACAGGCAGAAAACTGGCAAAACTCAGAATAAGGCCGGTTTCCTCCCTGAAATGCAGcactctcttttagtttaacaAAACTGATCTCCCTGGCAATGCCCGGCCCTGGCCAGCTGGCCACTAGATGTTCCCCGTGCTCCTCCTCAGGCACCCGGGAGACACGGCCCCTGCCAAAGgctgtgcaggagctggggtggGGAGCAAACCCCGCAGTGGGAAGCGAATGTGCTGCAGCACCATCTGTGCTGAAGAATCTAACGTGCTTTTTTTTCAGCCACTCCCTCACTTTTGTTACTgccctgttttattttccctccccCCTGCCAAGGCTCGGTCTCACCTGTACAAGAACCAGGGCTTAAATCCCAGTGGCTACAGGGAGTTTGCTGCTCCAGAAACGCTTCTGCCTTCCCAGGGAAAACCCTCCATGGGCAGAACTTAAACTCGTCCCCCTGAAGATGAGCCAGGGCTTATCATCAAGTGCATTTTGGGGCCGCTCAGGGGAGCTGAGGGGTATCGGGATCCGCAGAAAGCTTCCTGTCCTGACAGCGGGCTCCCATCTTGGCAGCAAGAGGGATTTTTCAAGCAATACACTGCCAAGCTGTTAATCACCTCACAGAGCACTCTAAGGAGGAGAACAAGGCCACTTTATCTGGGTACCCAAACAGGAACCAAAGCCTCCCTCTCTCCTATCCCACCCCTGGCTGTGTGTAAACCGTCCAGCTCTATGGAGGCAACTGGTAACATTTTTCTACCACATCTTTTATCCCCTTCCTTCACTCCTGTGCTCCAGATTTAAACCCCAATCTTGTAAGTGGTGCCATCACGACACATCCTTGGGCCCGACGCAGAGCCTCCCCGAAGCCAGCGTGACACTACAAATAAGGAAGGACACAGGACTCGGGGACTAATTGAGAAGCATGTGAGCTTTGGAGGTTGATTTCTACACCTGCGGGACAAACGTAAACCCAGGGCAAATGCTGCTAAACCAAAACCGCTTTACACCTCTGGCTACGCAGCGCAGGACCGGAGCCGTGCAGCGCTTACCTGGAGTGGTAGGACTGATGCCAAGGGGTGCCAAGCGTACCCTGAGATATTTGCATCATGCTGGGATCGGGCTGGTTCTCCGCAAGTTTGACTGAATGCCAGGAGTGAGGTCGGCCTGGAGTTTCACTCCGCCTGCATGAAAGCAGAAGGATTTTGCACATCAGCAACAGCCCAGCTCTTCCAGGGAAGATGAACGTGAAGTAACACCAACAGCCACATTTAAAATCGCTCGCGGTCACTTCTGCTTCactatatttttgtcttttccacGTGAATCAAGCAGGAACCACGTGCCGTTCCTGGTATTCACACAACCCGCTCCCCATCGTGTCTGCAGGGCAACAGGCGTGGGCAGACAAGGGGTTACCACCGAGCGGggccttcccctcctcctcccagccagGAGCTTTGCCCCTGGGCCACTCACAGGGAGCACCTTCCCGGCTGGCGGCCGCACGGGATGGCGACGGATGCTAAAGGGCCCCTTTGCTCCAAAGGTTCCCTCCGCTCTCAAGCAACGGCTGGCAAAGTCATCTAAAGAATCAAATACCGCGAGGGGGTGGGAGCCCTCACGGTGCTGTTTTGATCTCTCCTCAAGTGCTGCTAAAAACGCAGGAAGGGAGGTGAGGAGCAAGCGCCAGCTGTCCCCCGCAGCGCCCGAGCGGGCGCCGCTCGGCTGGCCCGCGCCGGGGAAAGCCAGCGGCAGCTCTCGGGAGGAAAACAACACCGACAACCTTATTTAAAGCACATAATGGTGCAATGGAAAGTCAAAGCAGGGGATTAGCGATCAGGTCCCTGAGCATGCCGCACAGACTCTCCTTCGCCCTGGCCTTTGGGCTTGGCCTTAATCCTCTCTCTGCTTCCCACAGGGAATCTCTCCCCCTGCTCTAGCGCTCGTCTCCGCAGTTTCTAACTCTTCCTGCGAGAACGAGGGGCAGCACCGCTCCTGTACAACGCCGAAGATCCACGTGTGACAGCCTGCAGGACAACCTCGACCACCTAGAAAGCATAAATGCAAGAAGAGGATGTGACACATCTCTAAAGTCTTTGTCTCACTGAAAATTCCACAGCACAGCATGTCCTGAGTAAAGCAGTAAAGAGATTAAAACGCCCTCTTGTCAATGTCAACCAGACACCTAAAGAGGACTCTCCCAGTACTGCCCAAGACTGTGGAAAGATATAGGAAGGCATACAAACTAAAAAACGATAGGGTCAAATCCTTCAGTGGCACAAGTTAACATGGGCACCAGCTGACGTTCTACAACACAGAAAAGCATTGGCAGAAAGTGAGAGGTAGAACCATTTCACCAGCAGGTTTTCCACAGGGGTTTCATCAGCAAAGGTCATTCACTCATCAGctaggagaaaaaagaaaagggcacATTTCTCCTTTTAACGCTTGTTGTGACAGGGTTGTCTCAACGAGAGCCGAGCGGGAGGGCGAGCTGACCCAGCAGCGTTCCGGCACTGCACGTGGAGGCGTGTGTAGAACAGAGCGCTTTGGGTACGACCCTCGCCCGGGGAGCCTGGACGCTGCCGGATGGGAAGCTGACAAACTGTTTGTTGGGAACAACCCACATCCTTGCCTTTTCCATTGCAGACACTGAAAGACTGCCTTTGTACCTTCGAGTAGTCCAATCCCCCAGCATTATTGTTTTGCTTGCGAAAGCACACTGAATGATCACAAGCAAAGCACATTATCCCTTGATTTGCTCAGTAAAAAGCTGCAAGGGAGCTGTGCAGCCAGTCTTTCGAGCCACGGGTATTTTAAACGCTTTTGGTTGTTATCCTTGTAATAATACCACACGTGGACAGTGAAGCTGTGAATTTCAGTCAGAAGACACGCTGTCCCAGCTCAGCGCGGGATAACCTTGCATTGTTTCCACACCTACCTGACCCTGCAAACGTGGATTAAGGGTAACCGAATCCGGGGCGAGCTTAAGCCAGGAGAGGAAGCGCTGGGTGCACACGATCGCCAGCTCGTGTTGCAGGTGAGCTGCGAGGAGGCGGCAGGATGGACGGACGGGGGGTCTGCGCACACGCGCACCcaaaggcagagaacagagggCTGGATCCTGTCCCCGCTGAATCGACCAAAGCACTGTCCCCGGGACGGAGCTCGGGGGGTGTAAAGAAAGGCACAGCCGGCGCTGTCTGTGCCTGCCTGTGGGCGCTGGGGAACGCGGACAAGTCCCTCGCTCCAGCCTTCGGGAACACCTGAAAATAGAACCTCGCTTCACACTGCTTCCTTCGGCTTAGTTTATGGTTATTATTGCTCAATTAGGCAGGACTGGAACTGGAGTGTAATGTGACAGTGAGCACCACGGTGGCTACAGGAGAACAGCTATCTCCTATTTCAGATCTGGGGGGAGCTGAACACGGTTAATCCGCCAATTTTGCAACAGCTTTTGATTACGCTTGCTTTACTGCAGAGCACAAAAAGCCATACAAACTAGTGCAAGACCAAACTCTTTTGGCAAGTAGGGCAGAACTGCCTTCGTAAGGCCCGAAACGTCAGATCCTGATTCACCCAGACCAACAGGCTGAGGGATAAAACTTGCAAATGCAGCAGCTAATTCCTGACTTAAGACAAATAAATCATCGTATCTTTAACTGGCACAAATTTGGTGTAGCTCAGTCATTT from the Columba livia isolate bColLiv1 breed racing homer chromosome 4, bColLiv1.pat.W.v2, whole genome shotgun sequence genome contains:
- the SHROOM3 gene encoding protein Shroom3 isoform X4, which codes for MTCELRDSEPSATQKGRYIYLEALLQGGAPWGFALQGGLEHGQPLIISKVEEGGKADSLPSKLRAGDEVVNINEVELSSSRREAISLVKGSYKKLKLVVRRFPWAPRPLMAAVGLIRQSGLLMDTHAAEGCAGLSASPACVTADFPPSKTTWSGGVKLRLKTRRSETPGRPHSWHSVKLAENQPDPSMMQISQGTLGTPWHQSYHSSSSTSDLSGYEHGYLRRSPDQYSSRGSMESLDHSSPAYYPCHLSPAKSTNSIDQLSHLHSKRDSAYSSFSTNSSIPEYPAPLLGKEHSCSTDSVHPRGGPQEGMRQADIRYVRTVYDAQRGISEEYEVKSSALLPSCEARAPLDGRGRGMLHGFGRHNAAPSWAQPAQGSSDSQNQSPRGPPLPPARSDSYAAIRHHERPSSCAGLDLSKPSRSQPKGTWPPLVSTLSQGLKSPFAEGLLHTVVEKSPESSPTVKPKQSYSQPGQPLLPTGVYPVPSPEPHYAQVPQPSASNNGTLYPALAKESGYSPPIPVSKAVASSTLGFDENGNQSTTNRSAVFYQSLAAEKKHDAAAKLLQQKPSSSVGPEVCLTTSRKEELLPKHSFQAPQPQLRDAGERRTHYQPKEDWVAESQEDKNGNAQINERDAAAHHQWGHSTAKQYGFSSLQNIPESSRRQSSSELREMQPGEGYCNTRLSFLNSSCKEEKDHREQGPRQWSDMNTQAFGSQEEGGMSTAPFHAAEPKCEEPPSPQHPKASDFGRSRLSSSSTQSFPYGKPDPSKPRCSVLEKVSKFEQREQSTHRPSSAGVPSFGQHYGPSRASQPSGTRSSLNSLEDTRGKLHEPGHLPAEPGRLSSPSVRNGKLEELDWRPVELQMVASAKQARASECYSLCPESKVQVRTAQLPRSKSTFQLGEEPEKEVLWKDNIQDAHGSQLDTPFNRAYRNSIKDAQSRVLRATSFRRISPPFGSTPKRTAQRPASAHVGMRSTAASPHTPKERHSVTPTESSLSAMDYAKAQHILRIGGRRRLTAEQKKRSYSEPEKMNEVGISDGDQSPFSFQKKGLHFVFPENTVADRRKIFERDGKTSSTASISKPELKQLQQSALADYMQRKTGRRPSSQDVGLLRERSHSSYLQAGGPDSQSLSSASSMNSLQDQNLYRRRESLEQVCRTGRISSTLPPGLMGCFDVSGDEKKKGRKDSSVTSRLKTDRCRDSRAKAELSKGTQTDLLGAQGQPRCGKQEQGFERRSSTRKSGKSMSVEDLLDRYDNQKVPVHVRSRSSPTADKEHQDLLRRENSEFGPMVRDPFYVVSAGARSTTKKERSHSEKMAFTSYYPHPHRSSDIATGSATLTENHKLSELSRPDSRTSAFVPSPTEARSHYPEQKQGFKPLFLNLIPSGSSQSSLNTPTQTPSDFQTAGPRQHHAKRDAGPPEGSGNVQAQSFDAVQDRFPETPTEEMMWRRKAGPLHRSLPPKVVWAHLVKDNSYSRAVMPPPAAGLKFSQRWQSLPTHSSTSSDPDTPSPQGTTHLRISESALQLTPPALLQDDDDDEVFVMPSQPAPSISPLLPSHPPPALSSCPSASGEEEFPPLPPPAVLQESGAAGDKSARLTEEAAASSFQSFPKALAEREVTELGTSVGENSRSLSPPASKRTSSPSAVDKQHQLPAGSEGAQSSDRELTTPPEGNRSDPAVTGESETSSLDTGTPSAAPPATTKTKTPEDIKSEALAKEIIHKDKSLADILDPDSKMKTTMDLMEGLFPSGTSLLKENNMKRKMTQKKAGRTVTTEDTKEEKETPVTLVTCPAYYSVSAPKAELLNKIKDLPEEIGEEEELLDINEKKAELIGSLTHKLEILKEAKEGLLADIKMNNALGEEVELLISQLCKPNEFDKYKMFIGDLDKVVNLLLSLSGRLARVENVLSSLGENANSEERSSLNEKRKLLAGQHEDARELKENLDRRERVVLEILGNYFSEEQLQDYQHFVKMKSALLIEQRELDDKIKLGQEQLKCLMESLPTDFTPRDATAAAALAAALATSAGAGGKTPPAASSL